Proteins encoded by one window of Microtus pennsylvanicus isolate mMicPen1 chromosome 18, mMicPen1.hap1, whole genome shotgun sequence:
- the Sult2b1 gene encoding sulfotransferase 2B1 yields MDGPQPPALWGKYENSISEISQKLQGEYFWYKGIPFPVGMYSPESLSLAENTDNVRDEDIFIVTYPKSGTNWMIEILCLILKDGDPSWIRSEPIWQRAPWCETIISAFSLPDRPSPRLMSSHLPIQLFTKAAFSSKAKVIYLGRNPRDVVVSLYYYSKIAGQLKDPGTPDQFLQDFLKGEVQFGSWFDHIKGWIRMQSHENFLFITYEELQQDLRGSVQRVCEFLGRPLGEEALSSVVAHSAFGAMKANTMSNYTLLPASLLDHRQGAFLRKGISGDWKNHFTVAQSEAFDRVYREQMRGQPSFPWDMSPEATSPDGDPDPEPSPSPGSNPGPSDDPNAEASQ; encoded by the exons CCAGAAGCTGCAGGGGGAGTATTTCTGGTACAAAGGCATTCCCTTCCCCGTCGGCATGTACTCACCCGAGAGCCTCAGCCTGGCAGAGAACACTGACAACGTGCGGGATGAGGACATTTTCATTGTCACCTACCCCAAATCAG GTACCAACTGGATGATTGAGATCCTCTGCTTAATTTTGAAAGATGGGGACCCCTCGTGGATCCGTTCTGAGCCCATTTGGCAACGTGCACCCTGGTGCGAGACCATCATAAGTGCCTTCAGTCTCCCAGACCGGCCCAGCCCCCGCCTCATGAGCTCCCACCTCCCCATTCAACTCTTCACCAAGGCGGCCTTCAGCTCCAAGGCCAAG GTGATCTACTTGGGCCGGAACCCCCGGGACGTCGTGGTGTCTCTTTATTATTACTCTAAGATTGCAGGGCAATTGAAGGACCCTGGGACGCCTGACCAGTTCCTTCAGGATTTCCTCAAAGGAGAAG TGCAGTTTGGCTCCTGGTTTGACCACATCAAGGGCTGGATCCGGATGCAGAGCCATGAGAACTTCCTGTTTATCACCTACGAAGAGCTGCAGCAG GACCTGCGAGGCTCTGTGCAACGCGTCTGCGAGTTCCTGGGCCGGCCACTGGGTGAAGAGGCCCTGAGCTCTGTGGTGGCCCACTCAGCTTTCGGTGCCATGAAGGCCAACACAATGTCCAACTACACACTGTTGCCGGCCAGCCTGCTGGACCACCGCCAGGGGGCGTTCCTGCGCAAAG GCATCAGTGGTGACTGGAAGAACCACTTCACTGTGGCACAGAGTGAGGCCTTCGACCGCGTCTACCGTGAGCAGATGAGAGGACAACCAAGCTTCCCCTGGGACATGTCCCCAGAGGCCACCAGCCCTGATGGTGACCCTGATCCTGAGCCCAGCCCTAGTCCTGGCTCTAACCCAGGACCCTCTGATGACCCCAATGCAGAAGCCTCACAATAA